Genomic window (Propionibacteriaceae bacterium ZF39):
AGAAGGAGGGTCATGGCGGGCTTCACACTGCAACGCGGACGACGGCTGGAGGGATCGGAGCCGGTGCTCGACCCCACCCAGGAACGGGTGGCGTCCCACCGCGACGGTCCGCTGCTGGTGTTGGCCGGCCCCGGGACGGGGAAGACCACCACCCTCGTGGAGGCCGTGGTGCGGCGGATCGGGGCGCAGGAGGATCAGGGGCGTACGCGCGTCCCGCTCGTCCTGACGTTCTCCCGCCGGGCGGCGGCCGACCTGCGCCTGCGGATCGCGGCGCGCCTGGGGCATTCGACCGTCACGCCGATGGCGATGACGTTCCACGCCTTCTGTTTCGCGCTGCTGCGACGCTTCGCCCCGCTGGCCGAGGAAGGGCCGGGCTGGCGCCTGCTGACCGCCCCCGAGCAGGAATTCCGGGTGCGCGAAACCCTGGGCGGGCTCGATCCTGCCCGCCATGCCTGGCCCGAGTCGGTGGTTCGGGCGCTCGACACCCGCGCGTTCGCGGGAGAGGTGCGGGCGGTTCTGGCGCGCACCCGCCAGCTCGGGCTGGATCCCGAGGACCTCGTGGAGGTGGCCACGGACGCCGGTCGGCCGGAATGGGCCGGAGTCGGGCGATTCATGGCGGAATATCTGGATGTGCTCGACTTCGAGCAGGTCCTGGACTATCCGGAGCTGGTGCACCGCTGTCGGATCCTGCTCACCGAGGCGGACGTCCTGCAGACCCTGCGCAGCGAATTCGATGGGATCTATCTGGATGAATATCAGGACACCGATGCTGCCCAGGCGTTGTTGATCGCACAGTTGGCCGGGCCGGGAGGCACGGTCGTGGGGTTCGGTGATCCGGATCAGTCGATCTATGCCTTCCGTGGAGCCCAGGCCAGGGGGATCCTCGACTTCCCCGACCAGTTCCGCACCGCGAGTGGCGAGCCGGCGCCCATCGTGGCGCTCGCCACCACCCGACGGTTCGGCCTGCGCATCGCGGACGCGACGCGACGCATTGCCGACCGCCTGCCACTGGCGCGGCCCCTGCCCGCCGACGTGCTCGAGCAATTCCGGCGCCCGCTGCTCCATCCGGAGAGCGTCCGGGGTCGGGTCGAGGTCTATCACTATGAGTCGGCTGGTGCCGAGGCCGAGCACATCGCCGACCTCCTGCGTCAGGCCCACCTCCACGATGGGGTTCCGTGGGGTGACATGGCGGTGCTGGTCAGGTCGGGTCGACGCAACCTGCCCGGGCTCTCGCGGGCCCTCATCGCGGCCGGCGTGCCGATCGAGGTCGCCGGTGACGAGATCGCGCTGTCGGCGGAGCTCGCGGTGCGACCTCTGCTCCTGGCGCTGGAAGTCGCGCTTTCGGCCGATGGACCAGACTCCGATCAAGCCGCCCGGCTGTTGCTGTCACCGCTGGGCGGGCTCGACAGCTTGGGGCTGCGGCGGCTCGGCCGGATCCTCCGGGAGGCCGAACGCAACGAATTGGCCGGGGCCGCCCTGCCCTCCCTGTCCGCCGACCTCTGCCGGCGCGCATTGTCCGAGCCGGCGTGGCTCGCCGAGTGCCGAACTGCTGCCGCCGGGGATCATCCGGAACTGGCGCGTGCAGCCGAGCTGGCCGACCTGATCGACCGTGCCCGGGAGCGCATCGCTGCGGGCGGCACGGCCGAGGAGGTGCTGTGGGAGCTGTGGTCGGGGACGGAGTGGCCCGGCAAGTTACGAACCGATGCCCTGCGCGGCGGCGACACGGGCCGCCGGGCCGACCGGGACCTGGATGCGGTGTGTGCCCTCTTCGACGTCGCGGGACGATCCGAAGAGCTGGTGGGGGCCCGGGGCGTGCAGTCCTTCCTCGCCGAGGTCGAGTCCCAACAGATTCCGGCCGATACCCAACGAGAGGCCGATGTCAGGGGGCGTGGCGTGCGGCTGATGACGGCCCACCGGGCCAAGGGCCTCGAGTGGCGCCTCGTCGTCGTGGCCTCGGTCCAGGAGGGGATCTGGCCCGACCTGAGGGTCCGCGGATCCCTGCTCGACGCCGACAGGCTGGGCATGACCGGCGACCGTCCGGGGCTCCTCGACCCCCTGCCGTTGTCGGTGCGGCTCGCCGAGGAACGCCGGTTGTTCTATGTGGCGTGTACGCGGGCGCGCGAACGCCTGGTAGTGAGCGCGGTGGAGGGCACCGAGGGGGAGGGCGACCAGCCTTCCCGCTTCGTGGCCGAGCTCGGTGTCATGCCACAGCCGATTTCCGGCCGGCCGCAGCGACCCCTGACTCTCGGGGCACTGGTGGGCGAACTCCGCCGACTCAGCGTGGACCCCGAGGCGAGCCCCGCTCTGCGGGATGCCGCCGCGGTGCGCCTCGCCCGGCTCGCGGATGCGGTCGACGATGACGGACGGACCCTGGTGCCGGCGGCGGATCCCCACCGTTGGTGGGGGATGCGCGCCGTCACCGTTGCGACGACCAGCGTGCTCCCTGCCGACGAGCCGGTCCGGATCTCCGGGTCGACGTTGGGTTCCCTGCTGATGTGTCCTCGCCAGTGGTTCCTGAGCCGGCGCGCAGCAGCCGAACCGGCCCGGCGCAGTGCCGCCAGCTCGGGCGATGTCCTGCATGTGCTCATGCGTCATGCTGCGCAGGAGGAGATCCCGGCGACCGACCTGATCGATCATCTCGACCTGGTGTGGGATCGACTGGGCTTCGACGCGACCTATCTGTCGGCGGTCGAACGCGGCGAGGCCGAAATGATGCTGGAGCGGTATGTGAATTGGGAGGCCCCCAACGCCCACCGTGAACTGCTCGGGGTCGAGGTCCCGTTCGAGGTGCGCGTTGCGGTGGGCGACGACGTGGTGATCCTCCACGGTGCCGTGGACCGGTTGGAGCTCACGAGTGAGGGGCTGCAGATCATCGACTTCAAAACTGGTCGGACCAAGCCCGACAAGCGTGATCTCGTCACGCACGAACAGTTGGGGGTCTATCAGCTGGCGGCGGCTTCCGGGGCCTTCGATGAGTTGGCGCCGGGCGAGCGACGGCTGGCCGGAGCCGAGCTCGTGATGCTTCGCCATGGCCAGGGCAAGGATCTGGCCGACTATCCGGCGGTGTTCCCGCAGGATTCCCTCACCCGGGTGCCGCATGTCGCGGATGACCCGCCCGAACTGAGCGCGGGCCATCCCACCTGGGTCCACATTCGTCTCGCCGAGGCCAACCGCATCATTCGCGCCGAGGAATTCTCGGCGAAACGATGCGTCGCCTGCAAGTGGTGCGCTTTCGCCACCAGTTGCCCGGCCCGCAGCCAGGAGGTGCTGTCATGAGCGAGCCGACCTCGGTCCTGCGCCGCCGGCTGACCGACCCCAGGGAGCTCTCGGACGCCCTGGGGATCCCGTTCTCCGATCAACAGCTGCAGGCCATCACCGCTTCGACCCAGCCGGGCGTGATCATCGCCGGGGCGGGGTCCGGCAAGACGACCGTGATGGCGGCCCGGGTGGTGTGGCTGGTCGGGATCGGTGCGGTGCGGCCCGAGCAGGTCCTCGGTCTGACCTTCACCCGCAAGGCCGCCGCGGAGTTGTCGGGACGCATCCGCGCCGCGCTGCTGCGGGCCGGCGTCCTCGATACGTCGGGGGTGGACGAGGTCGGTGAACAGGTGGTGCTGACCTACGACGCGTTCGCCGCTCGACTCGTGTCCGAGCACGGACTGCGGATCGGTGTCGACGGGGATCGCGCGATGATCACCGGGGCCACGCGCTATCGGTTGGCGAGTCGGATCGTGTCGGGAGCGGCCGGACCGTTCGAGTTGCTCTCGCGGTTCCGGCCCATCACGCTGGCCGAGCGCGTGCTCAAACTGGATGCCGACCTGCAGGCCCACCTTGTGGATCGTCGCGCGCTGGATCAGCATGCGCGCCAATGGCGGCTCGCGTGGGGCGAGGCACCCCTGAGCCGGACCCGGCGGCCCTATGTTGCGGTCACCAAAGCCGAGCAGGCACTGGCCGAGCGGCTCGAACTGGCCAGCCTCGTCCACGACTTCCAGGCGCTGAAACAGCAACTCGGCGTCGTCGAGTTCGCCGACCAGATGGCCGTGGCTGCGCGCCTCGTCGACGAGGTTCCGGAAGTGGCCGACCTGGTGCGTCAGCAGTTCCGGGTGGTGCTGCTCGATGAATACCAGGACACGTCCGCCGCGCAGGCTGCTCTTCTCCAGGGGCTGTTCTCCGGAGCCGCTCCCGCCACCGGTCGGGGCCACCCGGTCACGGCTGTCGGCGATCCGTTCCAGGCGATCTATGGCTGGCGCGGTGCGGCGGCGAGCAACATCCTGCAGTTCTCCACCGATTTCCCCGGGCCCGACGGGTTTCCGGCGGCGGCCTTTGCGCTCACGGTGAACCGGCGCTCCGGCCATCGCATCCTTGCGGTCGCGAACGAACTCGCCGCCGACCTGCGGAACGATCCGCTGCTGGCGGGGCAGGATTCGGGCGACTCGATGCTCGTCGCCCCGGAGGACGCGTCTCCCGGAGAGGTGTCGGCTGCTCTCTTCGACACCTGGAACGAGGAGGTCGCGTGGCTGGCCGACCAGGTGGTGGCCGCCCGGTCCGACGGTTCGGTGGGCGCTTGGTCGGACATCGCCGTCCTGACGCGACGGAACGCCGACATCGGGGCGCTGTATGCGGAGCTGGTCGGCCGCGACGTCCCCGTCGAGATCGTGGGGTTGGGAGGGCTCCTGTCGCTGCCCGAGGTGCGTGACGTGGTGGCGACCCTCCGGGTTCTGGATGACGTGACGGCCAACCCGGAGGTCATTCGCCTGCTCGGGGGCGCGAGGTGGGGGATCGGGGCCCGCGACCTGGCGCTCCTCGGCCGGCGGGCCCGTGCTCTGGCGCGCGACCGGGATCCGGCGGAACCGTTCGATGATGCGCTGCTGTCCGCCCTGGAGGGGGCGGTCGCCGAGGTCGACCCGACCGAGGTGATCAGCCTCCTGGATGCCGTGACCGATCCGGGGACGCTGCCCTATTCGGCGGAGGCCCGGATCCGCTTCGACCTGTTCGCCACCGAACTGGCCGAGCTGCGATCGCATGCCGATGAGCCCGTCCTCGACCTGACCCGGCGCGTCATCGCCGTGCTCGGCCTCGACGTCGAATTGTTGGCCACGCCCCGCAACGCCCGGACCGGCCGGCGCAACCAGCTCGCTGTCTTCGTCGACGCGGTCGCCGACTATGTCGATGTCGACGGTGATGCATCGCTCGGGGGGCTGCTGGCCTATCTGAAAGCGGAGGAGGACCACGGCACCGGGCTGGAGCGGGCCACGCCCTCCGACAGCGACTCGGTCAAACTGCTGACCGTGCACAAGGCCAAGGGCCTGGAGTGGACCATGGTGTTCCTTCCCGCCCTGGTCAAGGGAGTGTTTCCCTCCGACCGGGTCACCGACAACTGGGTGAACCGGGCCGAGGCGGTGCCGGCCGACCTCCGAGGCGACAGCCAGTCGATCCCCCAACTGACCGAGGCGACCAACGAGGCGATCGGCACCTATGCCGATGCGCTGAAACAGCAGCAGGCCCAGGCCGAGGACCGACTCGGCTATGTGGCCGTGACCCGGGCGAAACGCCGGCTGATCGGTTCGGCCCACATCTGGAGGGAAGGGAACCAGCGGCCCCGCACCCCGTCGCCCTATTTCACCGCGATCCTGGCGGAGGCCGAACTCCAGGGTCGGGTCCTGGCCCGCACAACCGAGCCCACGCCCGATCAGCGGAATCCGCTCGAGGTGGCCGAGGCACCCGTCCCGTGGCCGAAACCTCTCGATCCCGATGAGAGCGCGCGCCGGCAGGCGGCAGCCGTTGCCGTCGCGGCGTCGCGGGCACGGTTCGCCGAGACGGGCAGCTATGAGTTGCCCGGTGGGGGCCCGGTGCTCCTCGACGAGGCCGAGACGATTGCGGGATGGGATGCCGATGTCGACCAGTTGGTGGCGGAGGCACGCGAATCGCGGCGGGGCCGGCGTACCGTCGCCCTCCCGAGCTCGCTGTCGGCCACCGGGCTGCTGACGGCGGCCAGATCTCCCGAGGAGTACGCCGCAGCGCTCATCCGCCCGATGCCCGGCCCCCCCAGCCCCCGGGCGCGGTTCGGCACTCGGTTCCACCAGTGGGTGGAGCGTCACTACGCCACCCGCGGGGCGACTGTCCCCCTGGTCGACACCGAGGACCTGCCGGAGCGGGTCGAGGAAGTGGCCGCCGACGAGCGTGAGCTCAGGAGCCTCTGCGAAAAGTTCGCCGCGGGCGCCTTCGGTGAACGCGTGCCCCACCGGATGGAGGTGGCGTTCGTGCTGATGCTGGACGGGCTGGCGTTGCGGGGACGGATCGATGCGGTCTATCGCAGCGACGACCCGGCGTACTCCTGGCAGGTCGTCGACTGGAAGACCGGCCGCGCCGATGACACGGATCCGGGCCAGCTCGCGCTCTATCGGTTGGCCTGGGCCGATCTCATGAGGATCCCCGTGGAGGAGGTCGATGCGGCGTTCTATCTGGTGCGCAGCGATACCGTCCTGAGGCCCCCGCTGCCCGACCCCTCGGAGATCGTGCGGGGCGCGTTACCCTGACGGGCATGGAGAAATGGCGGGGGGTGGGCGCGCTCGACCGGGCCGACCAGCACCGACGTGACCCGGACTGGGTCGCGCGCCAGTGGGCCCGGCGGGATGCCCAGCTGCTGCGGGTCGACTCCGAGGACCGGATTGCTGCCGACCCCGACGGGGCCGGGCCGCGGGGCGTCCGCGCGGAGGGTGCCTTCGACCCCGAGCGCCACTTCCTGCTCGGCCTCGCCGCCGGCGTTCCGTGGTTCACCACCAACGCCGAACCCGACGGGCCGACCGCCTCGCTGCGTCGCATCGGTGCGGTGGCCGAGGGCCTCGCCCTCGAGCTGACGGTCGGGGCGACAGCCCTCACCGCCTGGCACCGGCTCGAACCCCACTGCTCCGCGTGTGGGACCCGGACGACAGTCGAATCCGGGGGGACGAACCGTCGCTGCCCGGCGTGCGGCCGGGTGCACTTCCCACGTCAGGATCCTGCGGTGATCGTGGCGGTGCTCGATCCCGACGACCGGATCCTCCTGGGCCGCCAACCGACGTGGGCGCCGGGACGGATGTCGGTGCTGGCCGGCTTCGTCGAGGCCGGCGAATCCCTCGAGCAGGCCGTCCACCGGGAGATCCACGAGGAATCCGGCGTGCGTCTCACGGAGGTGCAATATTTCGGGTCCCAACCGTGGCCCTTCCCGCGTTCGCTGATGGTGGGCTTCGTGGCCCGGGCCGAGAACGAATCGTTGGCTGTGGCACGGGACGAGATCGAGGATGCGGCCTGGTTCACCCGCGATGAGGTGGACGACTCGGTCCTGGCCGGCCGGCTGATCCTTCCCGGTGAGGCCAGCATCGCCCATCGCCTGATCAGGGCCTGGTCGACTCGGGAAGTGTCCGCTCACCGGCAGCCGGACCGATGACTCCGGTCAGTCGTCGTCACCTGCTGGCCGCTGGCCTGGGAGCCGGGGTCGCGCTGGGGCTGGCACCTGGCGTGGCCTCCGCGGCCCCCGGTCGCGCCGGCGTACGCCAGCCCGAGATCCGTCCGCGCAGCGAATGGGCCGAGGGTTCGAACCCGACGGGCCCGCTGCAGGAGGAGGCACCCGGCGACGTCCGATTCCTGGTCATCCACCATTCGGAGAGCCCCAACTCCGAAACTCCGGCGAGCATCCCGGGGCGACTGCGCGGGTTCTACAGCTTCCACACGGGCACCAAGAAGTGGCCCGACGTCGCGTACAACTTCTTCGTGGACCCGTTCGGCCGCATCTGGGAGGGACGCCGGGGGAGTCTCGCCGGGCCGGTGCGGGGAGATGCGACAGGAGGGAGTCAGGGGTACGCCCAACTGGCCTGTTTCATCGGTGATCACACCCGGACCCCTCCGACGGAGGAGGCGATGCAGGCCATGTCGGAACTGGTGGCCTGGCTCGCGGATCGCTATGCGATCGACCTGGCCGCCGGCCCGACCATTCGATTCACCAGCCGAGGCTCGAACCGCTGGCCCGAAGG
Coding sequences:
- a CDS encoding N-acetylmuramoyl-L-alanine amidase is translated as MTPVSRRHLLAAGLGAGVALGLAPGVASAAPGRAGVRQPEIRPRSEWAEGSNPTGPLQEEAPGDVRFLVIHHSESPNSETPASIPGRLRGFYSFHTGTKKWPDVAYNFFVDPFGRIWEGRRGSLAGPVRGDATGGSQGYAQLACFIGDHTRTPPTEEAMQAMSELVAWLADRYAIDLAAGPTIRFTSRGSNRWPEGTEVTTDPVVGHRDMSMTSCPGDALYPLVRSRILPEALTLLRGVEQTTPTPTPTPTPSPEPPAGPRADEPTASASPKARIPTSAGPTATAPGTTPPAPESGGTFEQALPIGVGAAVVAGGAAVAAVVAKRRRS
- a CDS encoding ATP-dependent DNA helicase codes for the protein MSEPTSVLRRRLTDPRELSDALGIPFSDQQLQAITASTQPGVIIAGAGSGKTTVMAARVVWLVGIGAVRPEQVLGLTFTRKAAAELSGRIRAALLRAGVLDTSGVDEVGEQVVLTYDAFAARLVSEHGLRIGVDGDRAMITGATRYRLASRIVSGAAGPFELLSRFRPITLAERVLKLDADLQAHLVDRRALDQHARQWRLAWGEAPLSRTRRPYVAVTKAEQALAERLELASLVHDFQALKQQLGVVEFADQMAVAARLVDEVPEVADLVRQQFRVVLLDEYQDTSAAQAALLQGLFSGAAPATGRGHPVTAVGDPFQAIYGWRGAAASNILQFSTDFPGPDGFPAAAFALTVNRRSGHRILAVANELAADLRNDPLLAGQDSGDSMLVAPEDASPGEVSAALFDTWNEEVAWLADQVVAARSDGSVGAWSDIAVLTRRNADIGALYAELVGRDVPVEIVGLGGLLSLPEVRDVVATLRVLDDVTANPEVIRLLGGARWGIGARDLALLGRRARALARDRDPAEPFDDALLSALEGAVAEVDPTEVISLLDAVTDPGTLPYSAEARIRFDLFATELAELRSHADEPVLDLTRRVIAVLGLDVELLATPRNARTGRRNQLAVFVDAVADYVDVDGDASLGGLLAYLKAEEDHGTGLERATPSDSDSVKLLTVHKAKGLEWTMVFLPALVKGVFPSDRVTDNWVNRAEAVPADLRGDSQSIPQLTEATNEAIGTYADALKQQQAQAEDRLGYVAVTRAKRRLIGSAHIWREGNQRPRTPSPYFTAILAEAELQGRVLARTTEPTPDQRNPLEVAEAPVPWPKPLDPDESARRQAAAVAVAASRARFAETGSYELPGGGPVLLDEAETIAGWDADVDQLVAEARESRRGRRTVALPSSLSATGLLTAARSPEEYAAALIRPMPGPPSPRARFGTRFHQWVERHYATRGATVPLVDTEDLPERVEEVAADERELRSLCEKFAAGAFGERVPHRMEVAFVLMLDGLALRGRIDAVYRSDDPAYSWQVVDWKTGRADDTDPGQLALYRLAWADLMRIPVEEVDAAFYLVRSDTVLRPPLPDPSEIVRGALP
- the nudC gene encoding NAD(+) diphosphatase; the protein is MEKWRGVGALDRADQHRRDPDWVARQWARRDAQLLRVDSEDRIAADPDGAGPRGVRAEGAFDPERHFLLGLAAGVPWFTTNAEPDGPTASLRRIGAVAEGLALELTVGATALTAWHRLEPHCSACGTRTTVESGGTNRRCPACGRVHFPRQDPAVIVAVLDPDDRILLGRQPTWAPGRMSVLAGFVEAGESLEQAVHREIHEESGVRLTEVQYFGSQPWPFPRSLMVGFVARAENESLAVARDEIEDAAWFTRDEVDDSVLAGRLILPGEASIAHRLIRAWSTREVSAHRQPDR
- a CDS encoding ATP-dependent DNA helicase, whose protein sequence is MAGFTLQRGRRLEGSEPVLDPTQERVASHRDGPLLVLAGPGTGKTTTLVEAVVRRIGAQEDQGRTRVPLVLTFSRRAAADLRLRIAARLGHSTVTPMAMTFHAFCFALLRRFAPLAEEGPGWRLLTAPEQEFRVRETLGGLDPARHAWPESVVRALDTRAFAGEVRAVLARTRQLGLDPEDLVEVATDAGRPEWAGVGRFMAEYLDVLDFEQVLDYPELVHRCRILLTEADVLQTLRSEFDGIYLDEYQDTDAAQALLIAQLAGPGGTVVGFGDPDQSIYAFRGAQARGILDFPDQFRTASGEPAPIVALATTRRFGLRIADATRRIADRLPLARPLPADVLEQFRRPLLHPESVRGRVEVYHYESAGAEAEHIADLLRQAHLHDGVPWGDMAVLVRSGRRNLPGLSRALIAAGVPIEVAGDEIALSAELAVRPLLLALEVALSADGPDSDQAARLLLSPLGGLDSLGLRRLGRILREAERNELAGAALPSLSADLCRRALSEPAWLAECRTAAAGDHPELARAAELADLIDRARERIAAGGTAEEVLWELWSGTEWPGKLRTDALRGGDTGRRADRDLDAVCALFDVAGRSEELVGARGVQSFLAEVESQQIPADTQREADVRGRGVRLMTAHRAKGLEWRLVVVASVQEGIWPDLRVRGSLLDADRLGMTGDRPGLLDPLPLSVRLAEERRLFYVACTRARERLVVSAVEGTEGEGDQPSRFVAELGVMPQPISGRPQRPLTLGALVGELRRLSVDPEASPALRDAAAVRLARLADAVDDDGRTLVPAADPHRWWGMRAVTVATTSVLPADEPVRISGSTLGSLLMCPRQWFLSRRAAAEPARRSAASSGDVLHVLMRHAAQEEIPATDLIDHLDLVWDRLGFDATYLSAVERGEAEMMLERYVNWEAPNAHRELLGVEVPFEVRVAVGDDVVILHGAVDRLELTSEGLQIIDFKTGRTKPDKRDLVTHEQLGVYQLAAASGAFDELAPGERRLAGAELVMLRHGQGKDLADYPAVFPQDSLTRVPHVADDPPELSAGHPTWVHIRLAEANRIIRAEEFSAKRCVACKWCAFATSCPARSQEVLS